Genomic DNA from Macadamia integrifolia cultivar HAES 741 chromosome 6, SCU_Mint_v3, whole genome shotgun sequence:
AAAGCAAATCAACTCAATTAGGAAACATCATCTCTgaaattgtgtgtgtgtgtgtgtaaagcCAGAGTAAGTGAACCCATCACCTTGAGATTAGGTACATGAACAATCTGAAGAACTGTAAGTATCAGCGCAATCCCCTGAGATGAAATTGGAAAAGAAAGCACATTAGGAGCAGAACAAAGCTCAGAGTCATGAAAGGCACAATTACATGAAACATAAATCTCAGCTTTGTTCATACTTTCTTCTCTGTTGCCAGAATAGATACAGATAATAACTTTGACATAAAATTGGGCATATATGTCTTACTTTCCTCAAGTCCAGGACACTGGATGAATATAAGCACCCCAACCAAAATGTTGGATACTACTAATCTATTCTTTTCCGTTACTTTTTAAAGCAACTGATATGAAAGTAATATGCACATCATTAAGCTTCTAATATTTTGTTGGGAAAAAGCTGTACAAAGTGCCAGTGTACTGCCCACGCACACTCTCTCCTCCCTGACATGTTGGCTCCCCCTGTATACGAATCATGAGGCACTCACTCCTGTGCTCCCTTTGGCCTGGCATGGGAGATTCCATTCCACACCGGATGCATGCAAATCACCTGTTCTATTTTGTTTACAAAATCTCTGCCTTTTATAgacaaaacacaaaaaaactTATGGTTtgcattgggggggggggggggacccaaCAGCTTCACAGAAGCTGGACAGTTTTTCCTTGCAGCATCCGGCACCAATTTTGGTACTGGTTATTTTAATTAAGCTATTCTAAGAATAGCACTCAGCTTTCGTAGATAATTTTCTGTGGTGCATAATGATGCATTCAAGATTATTCCCTCCATTTGCATCTACAAAGGCAAAAAATACTGTTCTCATGTTTATACAGCTGGTTCAATATGCTAAAAAATAACCCAGAGAAATAGATGTGGAGCTTGTACAAGTTGAAGTCATGAACAATTAATTATTTGATGGAACTCAGAGAAGTATAAAACAATGAGAAcctagataataataataagaagaagaagaagaagaagcaataaTCTTACAAGGATATCTTGACCTATCCAAGCATAGGAGATGCGGCGATACACTGCCCAAACAACAGCAAGTGCTATGCAGAATGGAGTTACAGCCAATGTAAGGTAAGAAACAGCTCCAAAGAATGGCACTTTAATAAATGTTTCTCCAGCGCTTTTGAACCACCTGAAAGTTCATATGCTTAAGTCACTTCCATAGTCAAAGTTTTGTATAAGTTGATACAAAAACTGACATCCAATAAAAGAGCACATCAAGCAAGTATATCTGACAGAAAACAATCTTTAAGCACacactttcttttttattctttcccaAGGAAAGAGATTATACCATATATACAAAAGCTCACCATTGTTTGTAATTTGACGAAATTCACGTGTTCCTCAAATTGTTTCATGAACCAATGTAAAACTCTACCCTACCAATTATCTGAACcaaatttaaaatccaaattcaaatataAAAGGACCAAGCTCTTCAAATTTCTATAGAGGATCCACTGAGCCAACATCAGATATCCCACCCTGAATTACAGTGGGCAAGCCTGTGGCGCAACGGTTAAGTTGGCACTCTTGCAACATGTTGGCCACAGGTACAAAACTTGCAAACAGCCTCtcttgcgaagcagggggtaaagctgcgtacatttgcccctccaaactgcaggagcctcatgcactgggttgctctttttataTAAGAATTTGATAATTCCAATCGAAAAGGGATAGGACTGTAGATCTTCAGCCCCTCCAAGCACAGACTGTCTAGTTATTGAGTAAATATACTAAGAAACAATTCAGAAAGTAGAGAGGTTATGAAGTAAGCCATGTGAGGGATCACTTCCTACAAAAACTTGGCTAAGAAATTGCATGGTGGGTATTTCCACCACAATTCCCAGCATAAGCATTAAAGCACTTGATAATAGGCATGCAAGCTATCAACAAAGTCTCAGAGGCCCTAACGACCATTTGGAACAGATAAAACACAATCACAGCAGAAGCCATTCGAAAAGGAGATACATCGAAGCCCTAACGACCCATGCATATATCATGTTCTTAACAAGGGATGGAACATTGTAGCTGGTTTGGCATCAGCTGATCACTGTTGCAATGCAACcacaaataaatgaaaatgaaaggaaTAGGAGAACACTTAAAATACCTTGATAACAAAGCCACCAAGCAAGTTTGCAGGCCCTGGAAGCACAGACTAAAAGATTAAATCTTTTGAAAATAAGCAAGGCAATTGAGCTAACAAGAATCTGGTGTTCCAGTCCCCACTTCCATAATCATGCCAGAAAACTCTTAATATACACTAGTACATCTACTGATCTACATGAACAAGTAATGATGACATTGTCTACTTCCTACACATGTCACAAACataaaagaaggaaggaaaagaacaaACACACCTCTACACCTCCAATGCAAAATAGAACCACCAAAACCTCCACGAACCAGAAGGACATGAGCTTGTAAAGCAAAACCAAGAAGCATGAAGCAATCACAACAAAAAGGACCGCCGACGTTGAGGTTATGTCCACAACACCACTACCACCTGTGTCTTCAGCCTTTATAAATTCTTCTGTAGCATCCTACAAACACAAAACCAATTGATCTATCAAATCAACAAACCAACTAAATGAAAGATACACACCCTCCATAGGTGAAGAAAGATTCCTTGGACATTCACTCGTCTCAATAGATTCCTTTGGCATTTCGCTTCCAGGCAGGAGTGAACTTGAGGTCAAGTTGATGTTACATGAATTTCTTTGTTTGTTGTTATTTTATAGGGAAACTTTTTCGCACGATGCCCGTGTGCAAAGGAATCTGCACGCTAAGACACAGAAACAATGGGCCACACTGTTTCACTCTCCTCCAAAATCCCCCTCCCTATTTTACAATTCATAATGGGGTCCCCTCATTTGCTCAAATCAGTACTCGGGCGTCGGAGGCAACCCTATCCCTATTTTATATTAGAAATGGGTACCTTGTCTTTAAGGCTACTtgcatctttattttctttctcctccggTAATTGTTTCTCATCAAAATAGAATAAGCAAAATAAAATGGAGGCGAACCTTCAATAGCTTATCCTGTTCAATCATTGCTTCTCTGGTACTCCATGCAGACCAATATGATGCACCCAAGATAGTACCAACTGCCATAAGCCACAAAAACACCTCCGCTATATCGACTAGAGGACGTTGTGGAGAGTATAGCCGCACAGAAACTAAGAAAACCTTAACGTTAGAAAATCTTAAAGCTAACAGCACCAAGGAAAACAAAATGAGAGCGATAAAATATCAGATAAGATATTATTATCAGGAAATGGAACAATATATCGTAAGAACAGACTGTGAAGCCAAGCATCAAATAAGTGCTGAAAGAACAAAATTAGAATTCTCATTGACCCCATGGAGAAATGGAGAAAGTTCTACCAGAGGAATTTCTTTCTAGACTGttcttcaaacttgcacccGCATCTTTTGGAAGCATCACTGCCGCTATATGTATATCGAGATCTGTTTCATTCTTTTCACAGACCATTTTGTAGAGCTCTGCagtataaaaaagaagaaaacagctTCAGCACTCAATTGGCACCAGAAATCATATAATGACATGTGTTAACACTATACTAGTAATTGTGGGAGAGCGCAAACCCACagtttcttttttcatgaaTAACAATGAAAACGACATACAGGTGGATTCAACTCATCAAGTTAATTGATGACAGAAAACTTAGAAAGCGCCAATACAAAATCAGATCATTACACAAAAGATAACTGAACACAAGAAACCTTAAAACCCAAGAGTAAAACATTTAAATCCCTGATTGATAAAaaacatggttttaagtttcGGTCGAAACTTCAAGTTTCAACCGAGCCGTACCGGTTTTGACActaaccaaaaaaaatccaagggaCGATACCAGTTTGGTCCAAGTTTCAACCCCGTTTTGACAGGTTTTGACCATGTTTTGACCATGTtttgaattatatatatatataattcacaGGTTTCGATTGAAAATTGTCATATTTCGACAGGTTTCAATAGAAACATGACATATTTTAACATATTTCAACTGAGACCTCCTTGTTTCGCAGGTTTCAACAATGCTCCTCAGGATTTTTCAATATCACTTGATTTCTTCcaacttttttgcatttttctaCTCATTCAACCCTTCTACAACTTGGATTTGCATCACAGGAGCTTGAACGTAATGGAACTTTTCCCAGAATCtaattttttgaagaattagTACATAGACATAGTAGTTTTGTTCCAATTTTCTATATGTCAAATAGAATGGTTTACGAATTACGACTCACGAacgaaattttgaaaaatgaaaatagggTTAATATGTGATGGATGGACTTCAAATTAATAAATGTTAAGACACCATTAGCCAATCTACAGCTTGAAAAAGtcggaaattttttttttccatttttaacttcttttttttttttcagattttccaaaattaattggtaaaattcaaaaacaaaattgaaaataaatgcGCCGCATTCGGAAGTGTCAATGAAATCTTTACTCATACACAACTCGCGAATTAGACACGCCAAGAAACTCCATGTGGTGTTGAGTGGTGAGGGTTGTATGCTTGTATTTCCCTAACCTAATtatgctttgatttttttaattacatattTAATTTTCTAGTAGCTAAATTACATGTAGTAAGTGTTTATAATAGGgctaagtttgttgttgttgtttataaTAGGGCTAGTGTACAACAGCATTCAGCATACATAGCAAATTTGGTCCAGATCACAGTAacctttttggattttttttttggcgaaaCTAATTCACAGAATAGgtttaaaatggtaaaaataggTAACACAAAAAAGGCCAAAAAGCCATTTTCTGGGCCTTGAAACGTAGGTTTCGATTTTGTCCCAGAAAAATCCCAAGTTCCAATCGAAACCTAAGAAGTTTTGATTTCGGCTAGGGTCGAACCTGAAACCTGGAACCTTGCTAAAAACAACCCATTAAGTGATAATGGAGGAACAGCCCAAACCTCCTTGTCAGCATATTTTCCTTGCTTAGCTAAGTGGCCTACAGATTATTGATGGATATGTTCCTCCATTTGAACTTCACTGGGGCTAAACCATAATTTTTCCCCTCATGTTTTCCTTGGAGGAGAATGAAAAAATCTCTTCAGTTCCTTCCGAggagagttaaaaaaaaaaatcacacgaCTACAATCTTAGAAATCTAACAACATTCAAACTAAAAGACAAGATAGAAAATCTAACAAGTAGAAAGTTTAACATTCTCAGTGAAGCTTTGCAGTACATCTTTCCGCAACACAGTAAAGGAGAATGGATGATAACGTGAAATGTGGGAGATGGCAAACAATAATATGTAGAGCCCAGAGGGAATTCAGGTTCATGCGTCGCAAAAGCATAGGATTCATCAAGTCAAAGTTAAACTTGGGGTAGTCAAAAATAGTGACGATTTATAGTTGAGATTATATTTGGGTATTTATTTGCTTAAGCGTTGATTAAACTTGGTTTACATATAATGACTGAGAAATAAAGAGGTAAGAAATTAGAGTTTCAAGAAATAATGCACTTAGATAGGTAAAGGTTGAAATAGGTTAGTCTGAGGTTTTGGGAGGCTAGGGTTTAGGATTATGGTATTAGGTTATAGAGAATTAAATGAATATCCAAGTTGGGTTGGGTCAAGTGCAAAGAATTTCAAAAGGCAACACCAAATTGGGAAAAGAGTATaaggggaggaggggggaagAGTATATTTTCTGTCTTGTTCAATAGCTCAATGTCCATTTGCAGTTTTTACAGGCGTTTCTCAAAAAACAATAGCAAGAATATGCTTCTAAgtcttaaaaatgaaaaagtgtATTTATATAGTGGGTGTGCACTCTCTTTTTATTAGAATTCGCTAGTCCCAACTGAACTTTGATTTATTGTTTGCAATGTCAAACAAGATCCAAACATATAAAACCTCATAAACTATTGCAGACAATTACGTAGGAATCAGACAAGAAATCAAGGTCCCCAACTTCATAGTTATCAAAATACCCGTTCTTCTAAAATAGCCACAACACGAAGGGATAGAGGAATAACCAGTGAAAAATATCACATAAACACCCGAATGAGCCTAGGTAATAGGGTTCTTGATAACCTAAGCAGCCAACAAGGTACATTAACAGGCCACACTTTGGCACAATACCAACCCCTTCCTAACATGTCGTATATTAAATGTTGGGGGAAAATCTGAATATATCTATTGGCCACTTGACCCTGTCTTAGCACAACCAATAGAACACATGACTTAGAATAATAACGCAAACAACAACATTTGATACGGTGTGatacacccccaaaaaaaagtgtataaaataaaataaagccaGAAGTTCGGAGGTATCCTACATTCATAGATGCGCTTTTGAGTACAAATAAAACCCAATTAAACAAACACAGAAGAAACGACATGGTATTACCTgtcttattatttataattagGATTGCTGAAGCACCAGCAGCTTGTGCAACATTTGCCTTTTTTGTGAATTTGCATTTACCACGTTCAACCAGGATGACTTCTCCAAAAAGCTGAGGAAAAGGTCATGAATTCCAAATAATCAACCCAGTGTTATAAGTGATCAAACCTTACAGTGCACCATTCACAAGAATACATGCATTTTCATGCATGGATATATGTATTTACACATGCCTGCACCTCCCATCTATTTGTCTATGTGCTGGCATAAATATGTTTCTAGATTCTATACATATATAGACAAAAAGGAAGGACAAACCCTATTCTTAGGCGGGCTGCAACCATCAAGAGGATCAGAGAGGATAAGCTTAGTTTGATTTGCATGCTTCTCCTTCGACTCCATGGTAGTGCCGAATCGAGCACCAACACCCACAAACTCACTGCCTTCTTCGCCATCCACCCAAGTTTGGACTTTAACCTAACAAACAGCAGGTAGTAGAATAAATGTTCACATGAGCACACACATTGAGGAAAAAGCAAGATTAACCAAAGCTGCCATTCAACTGAGATAAGTATACTGGGTAACATAGATGACCCCATGTAATAATATTTGTAGGAAATCAAAACATTAACTTCAAAAAGGGGCAAGTTAGATACCAGCTCAAGTAGCCctagacaaatcaaaattacctttcaattctaattcctaTAAGGGAATTACAACGCCAAATCTAAATTCAGATAAATATGCAAGTATTCAACATAAAAACTATAACAAAATAGCTACGGAAACGACAATTAGCCTTGCAGCCCcagaaaaaaacaatttttttagaaacCATCGGGAGAAATTCAACCCGACTCTATTTCATATTCCATCCGCAGATGAAACAATTAGAAAGATGAGGACCATCTTCAAGGACATAATTTCATTACACAATACACATTCCAAATTAGCCCAAaattgaaaacccaaaaatggaaCTACTCAAACATAGAACGaggagaaatagaaggaacCCAGTTGAAGtgggtaggagagagagagagaagcagttgtGACTTATGAAGAGTGAGTTACCAGAACGAAGTTGTTGTTACAGCCAGGCTTCTTCGGAGCTTGATCGTCTTCGTGTACGATGTCCCCCGCATACACCGAATATGGAAGACTAACAAATACAAGCAGGGCAGTCAAAGAAGCTGCTCGTAAGAGTATCTGTAAATCCATCGAATTCATTAGGTTGAGAACTCCACAGGCCCAGATGTGCAGATTGGATTTTCGCTTCACATCAGAATACAGAACTGCAAGTCCAAAATGGAAACAGTTTTGATGACAGTCAAGGGAAGCTTCGTTTCTATCAGAGAAATTCATGTATTTAATATGTTTTAACTTCCCAAATACCAAACCAATTTTAAATTGGGAAAAAACAGACTCTTTTGCGTCTTAAGGCGTACACTGTGCACTGCCTCCTAACATCCTCACATGAATTATTATATTACTTTTTAGGAAAAGAA
This window encodes:
- the LOC122082453 gene encoding signal peptide peptidase-like 2 gives rise to the protein MNFSDRNEASLDCHQNCFHFGLAVLYSDVKRKSNLHIWACGVLNLMNSMDLQILLRAASLTALLVFVSLPYSVYAGDIVHEDDQAPKKPGCNNNFVLVKVQTWVDGEEGSEFVGVGARFGTTMESKEKHANQTKLILSDPLDGCSPPKNRLFGEVILVERGKCKFTKKANVAQAAGASAILIINNKTELYKMVCEKNETDLDIHIAAVMLPKDAGASLKNSLERNSSVSVRLYSPQRPLVDIAEVFLWLMAVGTILGASYWSAWSTREAMIEQDKLLKDATEEFIKAEDTGGSGVVDITSTSAVLFVVIASCFLVLLYKLMSFWFVEVLVVLFCIGGVEGLQTCLVALLSRWFKSAGETFIKVPFFGAVSYLTLAVTPFCIALAVVWAVYRRISYAWIGQDILGIALILTVLQIVHVPNLKVGTVLLGCAFLYDIFWVFVSTMFFQESVMIVVARGDRSGEDGIPMLLKIPRMFDPWGGYSIIGFGDILIPGLLIAFSLRYDWLAKKSLRAGYFLWSMVAYGLGLLVTYVALNLMDGHGQPALLYIVPFMLGTFLTLGKKRGDLKILWTRGEPERPCRHVRLEKCSE